The following are encoded in a window of Clostridium thermarum genomic DNA:
- a CDS encoding DUF6115 domain-containing protein, producing the protein MAVVLILSGITIIIFSLYSLLKEAKGPKGSNFKDILDNSTHNMDDTKMLIGEMRREFAETILELQQEIMRLKEGNSVVEEDITDSESEEAQDLNNMGEERETANSNNNVKINDIEKLLKEGYSIDEISEKLEINKGEILLIKDLYLK; encoded by the coding sequence ATGGCAGTAGTTTTAATATTATCCGGCATAACTATTATTATCTTTAGTCTATATTCCTTGCTTAAGGAAGCAAAAGGTCCAAAGGGAAGTAATTTTAAAGACATCTTAGACAACAGTACCCATAATATGGATGACACCAAAATGTTGATTGGAGAAATGCGCAGAGAGTTTGCAGAAACCATATTAGAGCTGCAACAGGAAATTATGAGACTAAAGGAAGGCAACTCAGTGGTAGAGGAGGACATTACTGATAGCGAATCCGAAGAAGCCCAAGATCTTAATAACATGGGTGAAGAAAGAGAAACTGCAAATTCAAATAACAATGTAAAAATAAATGATATAGAGAAACTCCTAAAAGAGGGCTACTCCATTGATGAAATATCAGAAAAGTTAGAAATTAATAAGGGGGAGATATTATTAATAAAGGATTTATACCTAAAATAA
- a CDS encoding MinD/ParA family protein translates to MLDQAQKLRQLATNNTEKKSKPRMITVTSGKGGVGKSNFVVNLSIALQKAGKRVLVFDADVGMGNDDVLMGFLPKYNVFDIIFNNKTVEEVIIKGPYGVGLVPAGSGLNRIEDIPDDKREEFLNKLAALEDLDYIIMDTGAGISRTVLGFIACCEDLFILTTPEPTSLTDAYSLLKAVNHFKLKSRAKVIINRAFDEKEALVTYNKFNNAVTTFLKMELNYLGMVSEDRKLVQAVRAQQPFILSYPNCDASRDIERIAQRLIGTEEKSEGIGVQGFFKKIFNIFS, encoded by the coding sequence ATGCTAGATCAGGCACAAAAATTGAGACAGCTGGCAACCAACAATACTGAAAAGAAATCTAAACCCAGAATGATCACAGTTACATCAGGAAAAGGTGGAGTTGGTAAAAGCAATTTCGTGGTAAATCTTTCTATCGCCCTGCAGAAGGCAGGAAAAAGAGTCTTGGTCTTTGATGCAGACGTGGGTATGGGGAATGATGACGTATTAATGGGTTTTTTGCCTAAATACAATGTTTTTGATATAATATTTAATAATAAGACTGTGGAAGAAGTGATAATTAAAGGACCATATGGGGTAGGACTTGTGCCTGCAGGTTCCGGTTTGAACAGAATAGAAGATATCCCGGATGATAAGCGGGAAGAATTTTTGAATAAATTGGCAGCTTTGGAGGACCTGGATTACATTATAATGGATACCGGCGCAGGTATAAGCAGAACCGTACTTGGTTTTATTGCCTGCTGTGAGGATTTGTTTATACTGACAACTCCTGAGCCTACCTCCTTAACAGATGCCTATAGTCTACTGAAGGCCGTGAACCATTTCAAATTAAAGAGCAGGGCAAAGGTTATTATCAATAGAGCCTTTGACGAAAAGGAAGCCCTTGTAACCTATAATAAGTTCAATAATGCAGTCACTACCTTTTTAAAGATGGAACTCAATTATTTGGGCATGGTATCTGAAGACAGAAAACTTGTACAAGCTGTTCGAGCTCAGCAGCCTTTTATCCTATCATATCCAAACTGTGATGCTTCAAGGGATATAGAAAGGATTGCTCAAAGGCTCATAGGAACAGAAGAAAAGTCAGAGGGAATAGGAGTGCAAGGCTTCTTTAAAAAGATCTTCAATATTTTTTCTTAA
- a CDS encoding flagellar brake protein translates to MAIQLIVNSRIEVLNNTEVYKSTIQDENSNNFSISLPVKNGVYMTPSVGEMLEMLYYDNLNVYKFESLVLERKVENAVPQLIMTLPQNVVRIQRRKFVRVSTTSYIKYTRYSNEELNKISLDDNIQFTNKGILLDISGGGCRLSTSQRLQFKDIIVTDIPTDKGTIRVMGEVVRVEKQPDANYYCGINFTIIDERTRDRIIQYIFALMRKQRKNL, encoded by the coding sequence ATGGCGATACAGCTTATAGTGAACAGTAGAATAGAAGTTTTAAATAATACCGAAGTTTATAAGAGTACAATTCAAGATGAAAATTCCAATAATTTTTCTATAAGCCTGCCGGTAAAGAATGGAGTTTATATGACTCCATCGGTGGGTGAGATGTTGGAAATGTTGTACTATGACAATTTAAATGTATATAAATTTGAGTCTCTAGTCCTTGAAAGAAAAGTCGAAAATGCTGTACCTCAGCTTATTATGACCTTGCCGCAAAATGTGGTTAGAATTCAGAGAAGGAAGTTTGTAAGAGTTAGTACAACTTCTTATATCAAGTATACAAGGTACAGTAATGAAGAGCTTAATAAAATATCCCTGGACGATAATATTCAGTTCACCAATAAAGGGATTTTACTGGATATCAGTGGGGGAGGCTGCAGACTTAGCACAAGTCAAAGACTACAGTTTAAAGATATAATCGTTACAGACATCCCAACGGATAAGGGGACCATCAGGGTTATGGGAGAAGTGGTAAGAGTAGAGAAGCAGCCTGATGCTAATTATTATTGCGGCATCAACTTCACAATTATAGATGAAAGAACCAGAGATAGAATTATACAGTATATATTTGCATTAATGAGAAAACAACGGAAGAATTTATAG
- a CDS encoding putative manganese-dependent inorganic diphosphatase, protein MKDVIYITGHKNPDTDSICAPIAYAEFKNKTQSIPAIPVRLGEINRETRFVLEYFDVEPPMLIDTVKAQVADLNIDKIALISSDISLKMAWNLMKKNNVKTLPVTNETNNLIGIVSNSNVISTFMDVWDNNILAKSDTKIENILDTLSAKYIYIHGESPKFEGKIIIASLDADFEQGDIAICCSSQEVQLLAINKGASLCVFTDNHEVSKEVLDLAKAKGCSLIVTPYDAFTAARLITQSIPVSHVMSRDNIITFSTEDFVDEIKDIMLETRYRSYPVVDKNDIVIGSISRYHLISQNKKKVILVDHNERSQSVHGIEDAEILEIIDHHRVADVQTGSPIYFRNEPVGSTSTIIASIFFENGIRPSKKTAGLLCAAIISDTLLFKSPTSTNVDRIMLKRLSEIADIDVEKFAREMFKAGTSLLDKTPEEIFHQDFKVFTISNYKVGISQVGTLDMESFQPMKQDIFSLMERKVRESGFALLVLMVTDILKGGSELIVAGEEKEVVARAFNTKLDGNHVYLPGIISRKKQIIPPLTSTISSMSKT, encoded by the coding sequence ATGAAGGATGTTATTTATATAACCGGACATAAAAATCCAGATACAGATTCCATTTGTGCTCCCATTGCCTATGCTGAGTTTAAGAATAAAACTCAAAGCATACCGGCCATACCAGTGAGATTGGGAGAGATAAACAGAGAAACCCGCTTTGTGTTGGAATACTTTGATGTGGAGCCTCCCATGTTAATTGATACAGTAAAGGCTCAGGTTGCTGACTTAAACATTGATAAGATAGCGCTAATTTCCTCAGACATTTCCTTAAAGATGGCATGGAATCTGATGAAAAAAAACAATGTAAAAACTCTTCCAGTTACCAATGAAACTAATAACCTCATCGGCATCGTCTCAAATTCCAATGTTATCTCCACCTTTATGGATGTTTGGGATAACAACATTTTAGCTAAGAGTGATACCAAAATTGAAAACATCTTGGATACTCTATCCGCAAAATACATATACATACATGGTGAATCACCAAAATTTGAAGGAAAAATAATCATAGCCTCCCTTGATGCTGACTTTGAACAGGGAGATATAGCTATATGCTGCTCCTCTCAAGAAGTGCAATTACTGGCAATAAACAAGGGGGCATCCTTATGCGTCTTCACTGATAATCATGAAGTGTCAAAGGAAGTCCTGGACCTTGCCAAAGCCAAAGGATGTTCATTAATAGTTACTCCTTATGATGCTTTTACCGCTGCCAGGCTTATAACCCAAAGTATACCGGTTAGCCATGTGATGAGCAGGGATAATATCATAACCTTTAGCACTGAGGACTTTGTAGATGAAATAAAAGACATAATGTTGGAAACCCGTTACAGAAGCTATCCGGTTGTTGACAAAAATGACATTGTCATCGGAAGCATATCCAGGTATCATCTTATTTCTCAGAACAAAAAAAAAGTAATCCTTGTAGATCACAATGAGCGGTCCCAATCTGTTCATGGCATTGAAGATGCGGAAATACTGGAAATAATAGACCATCACAGAGTTGCTGATGTCCAAACCGGTAGCCCCATATATTTCAGAAATGAGCCAGTAGGAAGTACTTCTACCATTATAGCCTCCATATTCTTTGAGAATGGCATAAGGCCAAGCAAAAAAACAGCTGGCCTCCTGTGCGCGGCAATAATATCGGATACTCTTTTATTTAAGTCTCCTACCTCCACCAACGTGGATAGGATAATGTTAAAGAGACTTTCTGAAATAGCGGATATAGATGTAGAAAAGTTTGCCCGGGAAATGTTCAAGGCAGGTACTTCTCTATTGGATAAAACTCCGGAAGAGATCTTCCATCAGGACTTTAAAGTGTTCACCATCAGTAATTACAAGGTGGGCATTTCACAGGTGGGTACACTTGACATGGAAAGTTTCCAACCTATGAAACAAGATATTTTTAGCCTTATGGAAAGAAAGGTCCGTGAGAGCGGGTTTGCCCTACTTGTGCTAATGGTTACTGACATTTTAAAAGGCGGCTCCGAACTTATAGTAGCAGGCGAAGAAAAGGAAGTAGTTGCAAGAGCCTTTAACACTAAACTGGATGGTAACCACGTATACCTCCCCGGAATTATATCCAGGAAGAAGCAAATAATACCGCCACTGACCTCAACCATTTCCAGTATGAGTAAAACTTAG
- a CDS encoding FliA/WhiG family RNA polymerase sigma factor, whose protein sequence is MEAVKTLDVKEQLVKKYIPLVKYIASRVIIGKSKYIEYDDLLGYGMVGLMDAINKYDASKGMKFSTYASIRIKGSMIDEIRRNSPISKGAMDKLNMYNEAIEMLQNKLMREPTDVEIAEQLGLSTSEVADIENNINYIAQTSLEDILFSEDDEMELKSTIVDNNSPSPERTLEEKEELEYLTKAIESLKEKDRLVLSLYYYERLTLKDIGKVLQVSESRVCQLHSRAIVNLRKAMQNLKYTD, encoded by the coding sequence ATGGAAGCGGTTAAGACTTTGGATGTAAAAGAACAACTTGTAAAGAAATATATTCCGTTAGTTAAGTATATTGCATCAAGAGTAATTATAGGTAAAAGTAAATATATAGAATATGATGACCTCCTAGGTTATGGCATGGTTGGATTAATGGATGCCATTAATAAGTATGACGCTTCCAAAGGGATGAAGTTTTCTACCTATGCCTCCATCAGGATTAAGGGCAGCATGATTGATGAGATAAGACGCAACAGTCCAATTTCAAAAGGGGCCATGGATAAGCTGAATATGTATAACGAAGCCATTGAAATGTTACAAAACAAGTTGATGAGAGAGCCGACGGATGTTGAAATTGCTGAACAGTTGGGCCTAAGCACTAGCGAAGTAGCTGACATTGAAAATAATATAAACTATATAGCTCAGACTTCACTGGAGGACATACTGTTTTCCGAGGACGATGAGATGGAACTAAAAAGTACCATTGTGGATAATAATAGTCCAAGCCCTGAAAGAACTTTGGAAGAAAAGGAAGAACTGGAGTATTTAACAAAAGCTATAGAATCTCTCAAAGAGAAAGACAGACTTGTACTATCTTTATATTATTATGAAAGATTAACGCTAAAGGATATTGGTAAAGTGCTTCAGGTTTCGGAATCAAGAGTATGTCAACTTCACAGCAGGGCAATTGTTAATCTGAGAAAGGCAATGCAAAATTTAAAGTATACAGATTAA
- a CDS encoding flagellar hook-basal body complex protein has product MLRTLWNSKSAMMANQEKLDSISNNLANANTDGYKRITVSFQDLMSETLNRNGVPISDNEERSQDPFTGTGVKTSAWVRDNRQGILQETNKNTDFAIDGEGYFQVTKADGSVAYTRAGRFDVDANNKLVDSNGNRVSIILNPGVDEASINFTSDNFSITEGGEILLKDEQGYNVVGRLPIYTSTGSDAFRSHGENYYVANPGANIVETNQASVYQGYIEGSNVDLVTEMTEMIVTQRAFQLGSKGLETADEMWRIANNLRK; this is encoded by the coding sequence ATGTTAAGAACATTATGGAACAGTAAAAGCGCTATGATGGCAAACCAAGAGAAATTGGATTCCATATCAAATAACTTGGCAAATGCCAATACCGATGGATATAAGAGGATAACGGTTAGCTTTCAGGACCTGATGAGCGAGACTCTCAATAGAAATGGTGTGCCCATATCTGATAATGAGGAAAGAAGTCAAGACCCATTTACAGGCACCGGAGTAAAAACCTCAGCCTGGGTTAGAGATAATAGGCAGGGAATCCTACAGGAAACCAACAAAAATACGGACTTTGCCATAGACGGAGAAGGATATTTTCAAGTTACAAAGGCTGATGGAAGTGTTGCCTATACAAGAGCAGGACGTTTTGATGTGGATGCAAACAACAAGCTGGTAGACTCTAACGGAAACAGGGTTAGCATTATTCTCAATCCGGGAGTTGATGAGGCAAGTATTAACTTTACATCTGACAACTTTTCAATAACAGAAGGTGGAGAGATACTATTAAAGGATGAACAAGGCTATAATGTTGTAGGAAGATTGCCTATATATACTTCTACCGGTTCAGATGCTTTCAGATCCCATGGTGAAAATTACTATGTAGCCAATCCAGGTGCAAATATAGTTGAGACCAATCAAGCTTCAGTTTATCAAGGCTACATAGAAGGCTCCAATGTGGATCTGGTAACGGAAATGACTGAGATGATCGTTACCCAGAGAGCTTTTCAGCTTGGTTCAAAGGGACTTGAAACCGCAGATGAGATGTGGAGAATAGCAAATAATTTAAGGAAGTAA
- a CDS encoding flagellar hook-basal body complex protein, whose product MIRGLYTAVSGMITQEAKQQVITNNMANANTVGYKADNLAIKKFNDVLIQNFDKVSGGKNVRNIIGSISNGSEIDETLTDFAQGLLQETDKETDFGIAGSGFFAVRRTAANGNQSTYYTRNGEFHVNNQGYLVTATGDNVLAVNMDTGAEEPLYVGNRKMVVDGNNDIYIDGTAQYRFRLADFTDYKSLRKVGDNLYSGEAPMESNAVVKQKSLEKSNVNIINEMVNMMTVLRTYESNQKVIQSMDETLGKAVNEIGTVR is encoded by the coding sequence ATGATAAGAGGATTGTATACTGCAGTTTCCGGTATGATAACTCAGGAAGCAAAACAACAGGTTATTACAAATAACATGGCCAACGCTAACACCGTTGGTTATAAGGCAGATAATTTGGCAATTAAAAAGTTTAATGACGTACTTATACAGAACTTTGACAAGGTATCCGGTGGAAAAAACGTAAGGAACATTATCGGCAGTATATCTAACGGAAGTGAGATCGATGAAACTCTAACGGATTTTGCCCAGGGCTTACTTCAAGAGACTGATAAGGAAACAGACTTTGGAATAGCTGGTAGTGGTTTCTTCGCAGTAAGAAGGACTGCTGCTAACGGAAACCAAAGTACCTACTACACCAGAAATGGTGAATTCCACGTAAACAACCAAGGGTATTTAGTCACAGCCACCGGTGATAACGTACTGGCCGTAAATATGGATACCGGAGCAGAAGAACCACTTTATGTTGGCAACAGAAAGATGGTAGTTGACGGCAATAATGACATATACATTGACGGCACAGCCCAATATCGTTTCAGATTGGCAGATTTTACTGATTACAAGTCACTGAGAAAGGTTGGAGATAACCTCTACAGCGGTGAAGCACCAATGGAGTCCAATGCGGTTGTTAAACAGAAGAGCTTGGAAAAGTCCAATGTGAATATCATCAACGAAATGGTAAATATGATGACTGTGCTTAGAACCTATGAATCAAATCAAAAGGTAATTCAATCTATGGATGAAACCTTGGGTAAGGCTGTAAATGAAATAGGAACTGTAAGATAA